Proteins from a single region of Thunnus maccoyii chromosome 23, fThuMac1.1, whole genome shotgun sequence:
- the LOC121890929 gene encoding carcinoembryonic antigen-related cell adhesion molecule 20-like gives MGANIAGDTAVTVGKPYTFICLATCIPSSAFTWKYMGKTFLGDQVRITILQEEDEQKFASRLQMTASDYSKIEPLTCEATNTLNQASITTTQNLTVIDPISVCPTSLPVAGEPFSLQCLGSQNPTSITWLKNKHPMPAYERVRFSADNITMTFSPLLQADDGLYQCVVAEGAAAILSVGYKMQVNYGPDKVLIVKPNTGSVGERMLVLPGSTTELQCLADCFPVCSITWYYHDMLLATNASIFFTPVTPPYQAALTCVAFNSVTKKNRMAETTVVVPDGPKNVTISGPDSLEVGVTASFTCSAECTPPCSFTWTLYGKKMMGRVIDITVNRHISTESISCQAENAFTGKTAMVNEMLSVSEPHWCGC, from the exons ATGGGTGCCAA CATCGCTGGCGACACTGCAGTGACAGTGGGAAAGCCATATACGTTCATATGTCTGGCAACATGCATTCCATCCTCCGCCTTTACATGGAAGTACATGGGGAAGACTTTCCTGGGTGATCAAGTCCGGATAACCATCTTGCAGGAGGAAGACGAACAAAAGTTTGCCAGTCGcctgcagatgactgctagTGACTACTCTAAAATTGAGCCTCTGACCTGCGAGGCCACAAACACTTTAAATCAAGCCAGTATCACCACCACTCAGAACCTCACTGTCATCG ATCCCATCTCAGTGTGTCCCACCTCTCTGCCAGTAGCAGGCGAGCCTTTCTCTCTTCAGTGTCTTGGCTCTCAGAATCCGACCTCTATTACATGGCTGAAGAACAAACACCCAATGCCAGCATATGAAAGAGTGCGTTTCTCCGCTGACAACATCACGATGACCTTCAGTCCTCTCCTGCAGGCAGATGACGGTTTATACCAATGTGTGGTGGCAGAGGGGGCGGCCGCCATCCTGTCTGTTGGCTACAAGATGCAAGTAAACT ACGGGCCTGATAAGGTGCTAATTGTGAAACCCAACACCGGATCTGTGGGTGAGAGGATGTTAGTTCTGCCTGGATCCACAACAGAGTTGCAATGTTTGGCTGACTGCTTCCCCGTCTGCTCCATCACCTGGTATTACCATGACATGCTCCTGGCTACAAATGCCTCCATATTCTTCACACCTGTAACACCTCCATATCAGGCTGCCCTCACCTGTGTGGCTTTCAACtcagtgacaaagaaaaacaggatgGCTGAAACCACAGTGGTGGTGCCTG ATGGACCAAAGAATGTGACCATTTCAGGACCAGATTCTCTTGAAGTTGGGGTCACAGCCAGCTTTACATGCTCAGCTGAGTGCACTCCTCCCTGCAGCTTCACGTGGACCTTGTATGGGAAGAAGATGATGGGTCGTGTGATTGACATCACTGTGAACCGCCACATTTCCACAGAGTCCATCAGCTGCCAGGCTGAGAATGCATTCACAGGGAAGACAGCGATGGTCAATGAGATGCTCAGTGTCTCAG AGCCCCACTGGTGTGGATGCTGA
- the LOC121891060 gene encoding carcinoembryonic antigen-related cell adhesion molecule 2-like isoform X2 gives MTTEQTLLIKLKAQKNTCLQPVLSTDTENAEPDDDDDEGLKVKIVGPNFVTVGVPSSIECVADCSACTYSMSLDGHSAQGQGNVLDFTLSSWVEALTVTCTVTDEEEDEDPEQTSTVTKQLQVLAGPANVTITGPDLMNPTVSHTYSCHGYCRPSCIYAWKSDTGPWIRGQGNVISITPQMLDSSKTLLCKATNSVSGMFVTTARNINVMFGPTEVKIKGPDVIEIEETSKFVCTAECLPSCRYVLSVDSQTVRGNVVEITMEDPFKSVTLKCEAQNTASRKTATALKTVRRKGSDHNLSTRPEETSAVLLLAFVISAVFIM, from the exons atgacaactgagcaaactctgCTGATTAAGTTAAAAGCTCAGAAAAACACtt GCCTTCAGCCAGTACTGTCTACAGATACAGAGAATGCTGAACcagatgacgatgatgatg aaGGACTGAAAGTAAAGATTGTTGGTCCGAACTTTGTGACTGTGGGCGTGCCAAGCAGCATTGAGTGTGTAGCTGACTGCTCTGCATGTACCTACTCCATGTCTTTGGATGGACACAGTGCCCAGGGTCAGGGCAATGTTCTAGACTTCACTCTTAGCAGCTGGGTGGAGGCCTTAACAGTGACATGTACAGTcacagatgaagaagaagatgaagaccCAGAGCAGACTTCAACAGTGACAAAGCAACTGCAGGTATTAG CTGGACCTGCCAATGTTACCATTACAGGTCCTGATTTGATGAATCCCACAGTGAGCCACACCTAcagttgccatggttactgtCGGCCGTCATGTATCTATGCCTGGAAGTCAGATACAGGCCCATGGATCAGGGGTCAAGGGAATGTTATATCTATCACTCCTCAGATGCTGGACAGCTCCAAAACTCTCCTCTGCAAAGCCACCAACAGTGTGTCTGGGATGTTTGTCACCACAGCCAGAAACATAAATGTGATGT TTGGTCCAACAGAGGTCAAGATCAAAGGCCCCGATGTGATAGAAATTGAAGAAACGTCCAAATTTGTGTGTACTGCTGAGTGTCTGCCTTCTTGCCGCTATGTGTTGTCCGTGGACAGTCAGACCGTGAGGGGCAATGTTGTCGAGATAACAATGGAGGATCCCTTTAAATCTGTCACTCTTAAGTGTGAGGCACAAAACACTGCCTCAAGGAAGACGGCTACAGCCTTAAAAACTGTACGAAGAAAAG GGTCAGATCACAACCTGTCCACTCGTCCTGAAGAAACTTCAGCTGTGCTGCTGTTGGCCTTTGTCATTTCTGCTGTCTTCATAATGTGA
- the LOC121891060 gene encoding carcinoembryonic antigen-related cell adhesion molecule 2-like isoform X1 — MDNTYRSKQNGGHSNLSRLLLLLFLAGLQPVLSTDTENAEPDDDDDEGLKVKIVGPNFVTVGVPSSIECVADCSACTYSMSLDGHSAQGQGNVLDFTLSSWVEALTVTCTVTDEEEDEDPEQTSTVTKQLQVLAGPANVTITGPDLMNPTVSHTYSCHGYCRPSCIYAWKSDTGPWIRGQGNVISITPQMLDSSKTLLCKATNSVSGMFVTTARNINVMFGPTEVKIKGPDVIEIEETSKFVCTAECLPSCRYVLSVDSQTVRGNVVEITMEDPFKSVTLKCEAQNTASRKTATALKTVRRKGSDHNLSTRPEETSAVLLLAFVISAVFIM; from the exons ATGGATAATACCTACAGATCTAAACAAAACGGAGGACACTCAAATCTCAGCAGACTTctattgctgctgtttctggCAG GCCTTCAGCCAGTACTGTCTACAGATACAGAGAATGCTGAACcagatgacgatgatgatg aaGGACTGAAAGTAAAGATTGTTGGTCCGAACTTTGTGACTGTGGGCGTGCCAAGCAGCATTGAGTGTGTAGCTGACTGCTCTGCATGTACCTACTCCATGTCTTTGGATGGACACAGTGCCCAGGGTCAGGGCAATGTTCTAGACTTCACTCTTAGCAGCTGGGTGGAGGCCTTAACAGTGACATGTACAGTcacagatgaagaagaagatgaagaccCAGAGCAGACTTCAACAGTGACAAAGCAACTGCAGGTATTAG CTGGACCTGCCAATGTTACCATTACAGGTCCTGATTTGATGAATCCCACAGTGAGCCACACCTAcagttgccatggttactgtCGGCCGTCATGTATCTATGCCTGGAAGTCAGATACAGGCCCATGGATCAGGGGTCAAGGGAATGTTATATCTATCACTCCTCAGATGCTGGACAGCTCCAAAACTCTCCTCTGCAAAGCCACCAACAGTGTGTCTGGGATGTTTGTCACCACAGCCAGAAACATAAATGTGATGT TTGGTCCAACAGAGGTCAAGATCAAAGGCCCCGATGTGATAGAAATTGAAGAAACGTCCAAATTTGTGTGTACTGCTGAGTGTCTGCCTTCTTGCCGCTATGTGTTGTCCGTGGACAGTCAGACCGTGAGGGGCAATGTTGTCGAGATAACAATGGAGGATCCCTTTAAATCTGTCACTCTTAAGTGTGAGGCACAAAACACTGCCTCAAGGAAGACGGCTACAGCCTTAAAAACTGTACGAAGAAAAG GGTCAGATCACAACCTGTCCACTCGTCCTGAAGAAACTTCAGCTGTGCTGCTGTTGGCCTTTGTCATTTCTGCTGTCTTCATAATGTGA